A region from the Lolium perenne isolate Kyuss_39 chromosome 4, Kyuss_2.0, whole genome shotgun sequence genome encodes:
- the LOC127348801 gene encoding uncharacterized protein — translation MDCSGQDSDAAAGEQPHLPPADTPVHAIWGHVLFDSIAAGANGIFRHAPDDCPYQDIIRAAELASWGGEATRTTWAAASRDTDGSGQNNDADADEQPHPLPAGTPVLVPWHESLSLMDVLRRRIGHGDGDEDGDMNWYEDEDAYRAGGFGAVPASDDEIARLEKAVVGDTRETECAVCMERFGEGDEIRKMPCSHGFHQTCIFKWLRVSRLCPHCRFAMRAGDK, via the coding sequence ATGGACTGCTCCGGCCAGGACAGCGACGCGGCTGCCGGCGAGCAGCCACACCTTCCCCCGGCGGACACGCCGGTCCACGCGATCTGGGGGCATGTACTCTTCGATTCGATCGCCGCCGGAGCTAATGGTATTTTCCGGCATGCTCCAGACGACTGCCCTTACCAGGACATAATCAGGGCCGCGGAGCTCGCATCCTGGGGCGGCGAGGCCACGCGTACTACATGGGCGGCGGCTTCACGCGACACGGACGGATCCGGCCAGAACAACGACGCGGACGCCGACGAACAACCACACCCTCTCCCAGCGGGCACGCCGGTCCTCGTGCCCTGGCATGAATCCCTGTCCCTGATGGACGTCCTCAGGAGAAGAATCGGCCACGGAGACGGAGACGAAGACGGAGACATGAACTGGTATGAAGACGAGGACGCTTACAGGGCCGGCGGCTTCGGCGCGGTCCCGGCGTCCGACGATGAGATCGCCCGTCTCGAGAAGGCGGTCGTGGGTGATACGAGAGAGACGGAGTGCGCCGTGTGCATGGAGAGGTTCGGGGAGGGTGACGAGATCAGGAAGATGCCGTGCTCCCATGGATTCCACCAGACCTGCATCTTCAAGTGGCTCCGGGTGAGCCGCCTCTGCCCGCACTGCCGCTTCGCGATGCGCGCCGGCGACAAGTAG
- the LOC127347444 gene encoding uncharacterized protein, with translation MDGSGNDHASPMATDEEQYNFMPSLPHMGLLVNFIMRRAESNIETTATGYNDGEYEDMIEYSDDDAYSGGDGDMIEYGDDDAYSGSGGDMIEYGDDDAYSGGGFGSVPASSDEIARLEKAKVGDTREAECAVCMESFLEGADIRKLPCSHGFHERCISDWLRVSRFCPYCRFALPADDKWTQSKTEVEHSAIEEGYDYEDYFAAVVHDNEDDDDDDDDDDDDDEEEEEGPCIYLNQRHEAL, from the coding sequence ATGGACGGCTCCGGCAACGACCATGCCTCCCCAATGGCCACCGACGAAGAGCAATATAATTTCATGCCGTCGCTACCGCATATGGGGCTTCTCGTGAACTTCATAATGCGCAGAGCTGAGTCCAACATCGAAACCACGGCTACGGGTTACAACGACGGAGAGTACGAAGACATGATCGAGTATAGCGACGACGACGCTTACAGCGGCGGCGATGGAGACATGATCGAGTATGGAGACGACGACGCGTACAGCGGCAGCGGTGGAGACATGATCGAGTATGGTGACGACGACGCCTACAGCGGCGGCGGCTTCGGCTCAGTCCCGGCGTCCAGCGATGAGATCGCCCGTCTGGAGAAGGCAAAGGTGGGGGATACGAGGGAGGCGGAGTGCGCGGTGTGCATGGAGAGTTTCCTGGAAGGTGCCGACATCAGGAAGCTGCCGTGCTCCCATGGCTTCCACGAGAGGTGCATCTCCGACTGGCTACGGGTCAGCCGTTTCTGCCCGTACTGCCGCTTCGCGCTGCCCGCTGACGATAAGTGGACACAGTCGAAGACAGAGGTTGAGCATAGCGCGATCGAGGAAGGGTATGACTATGAGGACTATTTTGCTGCTGTGGTTCATGacaacgaggatgatgatgatgatgatgatgatgatgatgatgatgatgaagaggaggaggagggaccTTGTATCTACTTGAACCAGCGACATGAGGCGCTGTGA